One Paraglaciecola mesophila genomic region harbors:
- the nadE gene encoding ammonia-dependent NAD(+) synthetase produces the protein MHKQAVIDEMRVKPQIDVESEVETRINFIKSQLLASGLKTLVLGISGGIDSCTLGRMAQIAVNQLNSQSTSDYQFVAVRLPYKVQADEDDAQLSINFIQPSQSISVNVQPGVDAIDEQTTSALSAAGLLPNSDNKRDFVKGNVKARTRMIVQYEIAGMLDGLVLGTDHSAENITGFYTKYGDGACDLAPLFGLNKRQVRQVASYLGAPENVVNKPPTADLESLSPQKADEQALGMSYDDIDDFLEGKPVSQQVTERLLEIYKKTQHKRVPIPTIYD, from the coding sequence ATGCACAAGCAAGCGGTGATTGACGAAATGCGAGTGAAACCGCAAATTGATGTAGAAAGCGAGGTAGAGACTCGAATTAATTTTATTAAGTCTCAGTTGCTCGCGTCTGGTTTAAAGACCCTAGTTTTAGGAATAAGTGGTGGGATAGACTCCTGCACGCTAGGCCGAATGGCACAAATAGCCGTGAATCAATTGAATTCACAATCTACCTCTGACTATCAGTTTGTGGCGGTACGTTTACCGTATAAAGTGCAAGCTGATGAAGACGATGCGCAATTATCAATTAACTTTATTCAGCCTAGTCAGTCTATTTCTGTCAATGTACAACCAGGGGTGGACGCAATTGATGAACAAACAACGTCTGCGTTAAGTGCAGCGGGGCTTTTACCGAATAGTGATAATAAACGGGACTTTGTCAAAGGTAATGTGAAAGCCAGAACACGCATGATTGTGCAATACGAGATTGCCGGCATGCTTGACGGATTAGTTCTAGGTACAGACCATTCAGCAGAAAACATTACTGGCTTTTATACTAAATATGGTGACGGTGCCTGTGATTTAGCACCACTGTTTGGTTTGAATAAACGTCAAGTTAGACAGGTAGCTAGTTATCTTGGAGCACCTGAAAATGTGGTGAATAAACCCCCCACAGCTGATCTTGAAAGCCTTAGTCCACAAAAAGCTGACGAGCAAGCGCTAGGAATGAGTTATGATGACATTGACGATTTTCTCGAAGGGAAGCCTGTGTCGCAACAAGTGACGGAGCGCCTATTGGAAATTTATAAAAAGACGCAACATAAGCGTGTACCCATTCCAACCATTTATGATTAA
- the glnB gene encoding nitrogen regulatory protein P-II: MKKIEAIIKPFKMDDVREALAEVGVSGMTVTEVKGFGRQKGHTELYRGAEYNVDFLPKMKLEVVIPDAQVELAIEAIMKTAQTGKIGDGKIFVYEVERVIRIRTGEENEDAV; this comes from the coding sequence GTGAAGAAAATCGAAGCGATTATTAAGCCGTTTAAAATGGATGATGTGCGAGAAGCACTTGCCGAAGTCGGTGTAAGTGGCATGACAGTAACTGAAGTGAAAGGTTTTGGTCGTCAAAAAGGTCACACCGAATTGTATCGCGGTGCAGAGTACAACGTAGACTTCTTACCCAAGATGAAATTAGAGGTCGTGATCCCTGATGCTCAAGTAGAGCTAGCAATAGAAGCGATTATGAAAACAGCACAAACCGGTAAAATCGGTGACGGCAAAATTTTCGTTTATGAGGTTGAACGTGTGATCCGTATTCGTACGGGGGAAGAAAACGAAGACGCGGTTTGA
- a CDS encoding FKBP-type peptidyl-prolyl cis-trans isomerase produces the protein MNITTNTVVTMHFTVSAPDGTQIDSSREAEPMVFLQGSHYLIQGLEDHLEGKAVGEKFVIDIEPEQAYGERHDTLVQEVPRSMFEGMEIEPGMTFRATTDEGEQSVMILDVDDETVVVDGNHPLSGLTLTFDVEVLDVRAATEEEIAHGHPHTGEGCGHTH, from the coding sequence ATGAATATAACCACCAACACAGTCGTTACCATGCATTTCACCGTAAGTGCACCTGATGGCACACAAATCGACTCATCAAGAGAAGCAGAGCCTATGGTGTTTTTGCAAGGCAGCCACTACCTGATCCAAGGATTAGAAGATCACTTGGAAGGCAAAGCTGTTGGTGAGAAATTCGTGATCGATATCGAGCCTGAGCAAGCCTATGGTGAGCGTCACGATACCTTGGTGCAAGAAGTGCCTCGCTCGATGTTTGAAGGTATGGAAATTGAACCTGGCATGACGTTTAGAGCCACCACGGATGAAGGTGAACAGTCAGTGATGATATTAGACGTTGACGATGAAACCGTTGTCGTCGATGGCAATCACCCTCTGTCAGGCTTAACACTGACTTTTGATGTGGAAGTATTAGACGTGCGTGCTGCGACCGAAGAAGAAATCGCTCATGGCCATCCACACACTGGTGAAGGATGTGGGCACACTCATTAA
- the ygfZ gene encoding tRNA-modifying protein YgfZ has translation MINNIDTASTLPADFICRLDDLQILKVTGEERIKYLQGQVTADMTTLSPNEALLGCHCDFKGKAWNIFYALEHDESVLFVSHKEGAAKSTPELKKYGVFAKVEFSDDTAAWACFGGQGATLESVISQLFTDVPSKDRQTVSNDNGVVMALGSQKTRFMLVLTAQGQAALASHNELPYAPSTLWEVQDIKAGIAQIRTATSNEFVPQMMNLQAVNAISFSKGCYMGQEVVARTKFLGKNKRAAFVLKAEDAIDLQPGDTLEIPVGENWRRGGTVLRCATLGRETWLLAVVANDTEVNTNMRLKDQPNTVFTVQSLPYSLE, from the coding sequence GTGATTAACAATATCGATACCGCGAGCACGCTTCCCGCTGATTTCATTTGTCGATTAGACGACTTGCAAATACTGAAGGTAACTGGCGAAGAGCGCATTAAGTACTTGCAGGGCCAAGTAACTGCCGATATGACGACACTAAGCCCAAATGAAGCTTTATTAGGTTGTCACTGCGACTTCAAAGGTAAAGCATGGAATATTTTTTATGCATTGGAGCATGACGAGTCAGTTCTTTTCGTTAGCCATAAAGAAGGGGCTGCGAAATCAACACCAGAACTTAAAAAGTACGGCGTGTTTGCAAAAGTTGAATTCAGTGATGACACAGCAGCATGGGCATGCTTTGGCGGACAAGGCGCAACACTAGAGTCAGTTATCAGTCAATTGTTTACTGACGTGCCGAGCAAAGACAGGCAAACCGTTAGCAACGACAACGGTGTGGTGATGGCACTAGGTTCGCAGAAAACGCGATTTATGCTGGTTTTAACAGCACAAGGCCAAGCTGCACTGGCCTCACATAATGAATTGCCGTATGCACCGAGTACGCTATGGGAAGTGCAAGATATCAAAGCCGGTATCGCCCAGATACGTACAGCCACCAGCAACGAATTTGTTCCTCAAATGATGAATTTGCAAGCAGTCAATGCCATTAGTTTTAGCAAAGGCTGCTATATGGGCCAAGAAGTCGTTGCGCGCACAAAGTTTTTAGGTAAGAACAAACGCGCCGCGTTTGTTCTTAAAGCGGAAGACGCTATAGACCTACAACCTGGCGACACCCTTGAAATACCGGTCGGTGAGAATTGGCGAAGAGGCGGTACAGTGCTTCGCTGTGCAACACTTGGTCGTGAAACATGGTTGCTCGCTGTCGTCGCGAACGATACCGAGGTAAATACCAACATGCGCCTGAAAGACCAACCGAATACGGTATTTACCGTGCAATCTTTGCCATATTCATTAGAATAA
- a CDS encoding succinate dehydrogenase assembly factor 2, with amino-acid sequence MFTKQRYARLKWACRRGMLELDVIFMPFVEEGFNDLSEADKLTFESLLTCDDPDLYAWFMGHQPCHNAQYKRIIDHILSRVKV; translated from the coding sequence ATGTTTACTAAACAAAGATATGCGCGTTTGAAATGGGCTTGTCGACGCGGAATGTTAGAATTAGATGTTATCTTTATGCCGTTTGTAGAAGAAGGGTTCAATGATTTATCTGAAGCAGATAAATTGACTTTTGAAAGCCTACTCACATGCGATGATCCTGATCTATATGCGTGGTTTATGGGCCATCAACCGTGTCACAATGCGCAGTACAAACGCATCATTGACCACATTTTAAGCCGTGTCAAAGTATAG
- a CDS encoding protein YgfX, with amino-acid sequence MKPSRWQIYICCIAYLVLSASIFAWQPNVVRYQLLLQLILWLAISFYCVKRWQKFDRSGWVMQISYEGEWSFLDARQDANWWMGKDSKMLDGLLWVQLIPLLQRTQPKASSTRWCWIFKDSVSERDYRRLCRCILASQQRSSISQT; translated from the coding sequence GTGAAACCATCGCGATGGCAGATATATATTTGCTGTATCGCTTATCTGGTTTTGAGCGCCAGTATATTTGCTTGGCAGCCGAATGTGGTGCGTTATCAATTGTTACTACAACTAATCCTTTGGTTAGCAATCAGTTTTTACTGTGTGAAAAGATGGCAAAAATTTGATCGCTCTGGGTGGGTTATGCAAATCAGCTATGAAGGAGAATGGAGTTTTCTCGATGCACGGCAAGACGCAAATTGGTGGATGGGAAAGGATTCGAAAATGCTCGATGGTTTGCTGTGGGTTCAACTTATACCTTTGTTGCAGCGCACACAGCCTAAGGCTTCATCAACGCGTTGGTGCTGGATATTTAAAGACAGTGTAAGTGAAAGGGATTATCGTCGTTTGTGTCGTTGTATTTTAGCGAGCCAACAGCGTTCAAGTATCTCTCAAACCTAG
- a CDS encoding MaoC family dehydratase — MINSVNALPSFASIMFRAALKRDNHAQFPPTFDRLPHKSFLFTAANLAHFSKAKIERFHSVTHWQGTFLHPCYLHVVSFPLHMMLMLEKEFPFSLLGLVHIHNEITQYRPIRANEGCVFHCYFKDMKAHPKGVVFSIATDVRVNEELCWSSVSTNLYRDATLSAPEGKAQGASPNAQDECPQDECHYTGQKQESWYLGENVGRKYAQASGDFNPIHLTRVTAKLFGFKQAIAHGMWSKSRCLSAIEQAAPEIFEQSFNTQVQFIKPAMLPSNVQFTMCENSAETTQQNLATRRAFSLTSKAKHGANSSPHLSGELIAF, encoded by the coding sequence ATGATAAACTCAGTTAACGCATTGCCCAGTTTTGCCTCTATTATGTTTAGGGCAGCTCTCAAACGAGATAATCACGCTCAGTTTCCGCCGACTTTCGATCGCCTACCTCACAAGTCATTTTTATTTACAGCAGCAAATTTAGCCCATTTCTCGAAAGCAAAGATCGAGCGATTCCACAGTGTTACACACTGGCAAGGCACGTTTCTTCATCCTTGTTACTTGCATGTGGTTAGTTTTCCATTACATATGATGCTAATGCTAGAAAAAGAGTTTCCTTTTTCATTGTTAGGCTTAGTGCATATTCATAATGAAATTACTCAATATCGCCCGATACGCGCTAATGAAGGCTGCGTCTTTCATTGTTATTTCAAAGACATGAAGGCGCACCCCAAGGGAGTGGTCTTTTCGATAGCGACTGATGTAAGAGTTAATGAAGAGTTGTGCTGGTCGTCGGTAAGTACGAATTTATATCGAGATGCAACCTTAAGTGCTCCTGAGGGGAAAGCGCAGGGCGCTTCACCCAACGCACAAGATGAATGTCCCCAAGATGAATGTCACTATACAGGGCAGAAACAAGAATCTTGGTATTTAGGAGAAAACGTGGGGCGAAAATATGCTCAAGCATCCGGTGATTTTAATCCAATTCATTTAACGAGAGTTACTGCTAAGTTGTTTGGCTTTAAACAGGCTATTGCCCACGGAATGTGGTCAAAATCTCGCTGTTTATCAGCCATTGAGCAGGCCGCACCAGAGATTTTTGAGCAGTCATTTAATACCCAAGTACAGTTTATTAAGCCTGCTATGCTGCCCAGTAATGTGCAGTTTACAATGTGTGAAAATAGCGCTGAAACGACCCAGCAAAACTTAGCAACAAGAAGAGCGTTTTCCCTCACCAGCAAGGCAAAACATGGCGCTAATAGCAGTCCCCACCTCAGTGGGGAGCTAATCGCGTTTTAG
- the nadB gene encoding L-aspartate oxidase, translated as MHSTVEHRCDVLIIGSGAAGLSLALKLAEHCQIIVLSKSSLAEGSTRYAQGGIAAVFDEDDSIESHVKDTLDAGAGLCDEQAVHFTASRAKSCMQWLIDFGMPFDQLSSAHNGEQKYHLTREGGHSHRRILHAADATGEAVQVTLIEAVKQHPNIHIFERYNAVDLIKSKNEPNQLLGAYVWNRKHEHVEVIRSKFTALATGGASKVYQYTSNPDVSSGDGIAMAWRAGCSVANMEFNQFHPTCLFHPEARNFLISEALRGEGAFLCHADGTPFMQKFDERGDLAPRDIVARAIDYEMKRLGADCMYLDISHKPADFIKKHFPNIYRKCRALGIDITRQPIPVVPAAHYSCGGVVTDFNAKTDIDNLYALGEVAYTGLHGANRMASNSLLECIVFAHSAADHIIERLTDDNSNEDIQPWDESQVGDSDEEVIIQHNWHELRLFMWDYVGIVRTDKRLARAQHRIELLKQEVEEYYSYFRVSNNLLELRNLLTVAELIVKCAQQRKESRGLHYNLDYPDLLENPSPSIIPGKVTK; from the coding sequence ATGCACTCCACTGTTGAACATCGTTGTGACGTACTAATTATAGGCAGCGGCGCTGCCGGACTTAGCCTAGCATTGAAATTGGCTGAGCATTGCCAAATCATCGTTTTAAGTAAAAGCAGTTTAGCCGAAGGCTCTACGCGTTACGCTCAAGGTGGCATTGCAGCTGTATTTGATGAAGATGACTCTATCGAGTCCCACGTGAAAGATACATTAGATGCTGGAGCTGGGCTATGTGATGAGCAAGCAGTGCATTTTACTGCATCTCGCGCTAAATCATGCATGCAATGGTTAATTGACTTCGGAATGCCCTTCGACCAACTCTCAAGTGCGCATAATGGTGAGCAAAAATACCACTTAACGCGTGAAGGAGGTCACAGCCACCGACGAATTTTGCACGCCGCTGATGCAACGGGTGAAGCCGTTCAAGTCACTCTTATTGAAGCGGTTAAACAGCATCCTAATATTCATATATTTGAGCGCTACAATGCAGTTGATCTGATCAAGAGCAAAAATGAGCCTAATCAATTATTGGGTGCTTATGTATGGAACCGCAAACATGAGCATGTGGAAGTCATACGCAGTAAGTTCACTGCGTTAGCTACAGGCGGCGCCAGTAAGGTGTATCAATATACCTCAAACCCAGATGTTTCCAGCGGTGATGGTATTGCTATGGCTTGGCGTGCAGGTTGCAGCGTAGCCAATATGGAATTTAATCAGTTTCACCCCACATGTTTGTTCCACCCTGAAGCACGCAATTTTCTCATCAGTGAAGCATTGCGTGGTGAAGGCGCATTTTTATGTCACGCCGACGGCACACCTTTCATGCAAAAATTTGATGAACGCGGTGACTTAGCGCCAAGAGACATAGTCGCGCGCGCCATTGATTATGAGATGAAGCGACTTGGTGCCGATTGCATGTATTTAGATATCAGCCACAAGCCAGCTGACTTTATCAAAAAGCATTTCCCTAACATCTATCGTAAGTGCCGAGCGCTGGGCATCGACATCACTAGACAACCCATTCCTGTGGTGCCTGCTGCGCATTATAGTTGTGGTGGTGTGGTAACAGATTTCAATGCCAAAACAGACATAGATAACCTGTATGCCCTAGGTGAAGTCGCGTATACCGGCCTGCACGGGGCAAATCGTATGGCCAGTAACTCTTTGCTTGAGTGTATTGTATTTGCCCATTCAGCCGCAGATCACATCATTGAGCGCTTAACTGATGATAATTCCAATGAAGATATTCAACCTTGGGATGAATCTCAAGTTGGCGATTCAGACGAAGAGGTCATTATTCAACACAACTGGCATGAACTACGCTTGTTTATGTGGGATTACGTTGGCATCGTTCGTACCGACAAACGGTTAGCCCGCGCCCAACATCGAATTGAGTTATTGAAGCAAGAAGTAGAAGAATACTATTCCTACTTCAGAGTCAGTAATAACCTATTGGAGTTACGTAACTTGCTGACCGTAGCTGAACTCATCGTTAAATGTGCCCAGCAACGTAAAGAGAGTCGCGGATTACACTACAACTTAGACTACCCTGACTTACTCGAGAACCCTAGCCCATCCATTATCCCAGGGAAAGTCACCAAATAG
- the rpoE gene encoding RNA polymerase sigma factor RpoE, with product MSEQLTDQQIVEKVQRGDKDAFGLLVVKYQHKVSYLVSRYVKNSGDVADVAQEAFIKAYRALPNFRGDSAFYTWLYRIAVNSAKNYLVSQGRKPPASDVDAEDADFYDGSDALKENNSPEKSLMSDQMEKLLFDTMDKLPEDLRMAISLRELEGLSYEEIANVMDCPVGTVRSRIFRAREALDKVIQPLLQR from the coding sequence ATGAGCGAGCAGTTAACAGATCAACAGATAGTTGAAAAAGTGCAGCGAGGAGATAAAGACGCATTCGGTTTGTTGGTGGTGAAGTACCAACACAAGGTGTCGTATTTAGTGTCACGATATGTGAAAAACTCCGGAGACGTTGCTGACGTAGCACAAGAAGCCTTTATTAAAGCTTACCGTGCATTACCTAATTTTAGGGGCGATAGCGCATTTTACACTTGGTTATATCGCATAGCCGTAAACAGTGCTAAAAACTATTTAGTGTCGCAAGGTAGAAAGCCCCCTGCGAGTGATGTAGACGCAGAAGACGCGGATTTTTACGACGGCAGCGATGCCTTAAAAGAAAATAATTCGCCAGAAAAAAGTTTAATGTCGGATCAGATGGAAAAATTGCTGTTTGATACGATGGATAAATTACCCGAAGATTTACGCATGGCAATAAGCCTGCGGGAGTTAGAAGGGTTGAGTTACGAAGAGATTGCCAACGTGATGGATTGTCCTGTAGGGACGGTTCGTTCACGGATATTCAGAGCTCGTGAAGCCTTGGATAAGGTTATTCAGCCTTTGCTGCAACGCTAG
- a CDS encoding sigma-E factor negative regulatory protein, with protein sequence MTQKIENLSALVDGELHDEQLLDAIKNDAELADKWQSYHLIRDGLRKEMASQINVDIAANVAAALASEPAILAPKKTWRDLPLVGSVVPFAKQGGQMAIAASVAVAMIIGVQQYNQTDVEQPFNSAPALLGIQGGLSPVSLEQTRTLPRADASEQRRVINAYLNDHKQQLRFKAAPADDKSEVELYETEQSNNVERIPQ encoded by the coding sequence ATGACGCAAAAGATTGAAAATTTATCTGCCCTAGTTGATGGTGAGTTACACGACGAGCAATTACTAGACGCAATAAAAAATGATGCAGAGCTTGCCGATAAATGGCAAAGCTATCACTTAATCCGTGATGGTTTGCGTAAAGAAATGGCATCACAGATTAATGTTGACATTGCAGCTAACGTAGCTGCAGCATTAGCATCTGAACCGGCTATTCTTGCACCCAAGAAAACGTGGCGCGATCTCCCTTTGGTTGGTTCTGTGGTACCCTTTGCTAAACAAGGTGGGCAAATGGCCATCGCGGCTTCAGTGGCAGTAGCTATGATTATCGGTGTACAGCAATATAATCAGACTGATGTTGAGCAGCCATTTAATTCAGCTCCAGCGTTGTTGGGCATCCAAGGAGGCTTATCGCCCGTCAGCTTAGAGCAGACGCGTACGTTACCTAGAGCCGATGCTTCTGAACAGCGCAGAGTAATTAACGCCTACTTGAATGATCATAAACAGCAATTACGGTTTAAAGCCGCACCAGCCGATGACAAATCTGAAGTAGAGCTATATGAGACTGAGCAGTCAAACAACGTTGAACGCATCCCGCAATAA
- a CDS encoding MucB/RseB C-terminal domain-containing protein, whose translation MLLSFSTIGQSVSDSQDSVTFDQPSSSHSQAVKAFPSDSAHGWLEKMAYAHSHLNYSISFVLLKPGVDSQPYLWRHGVSSEGMQMEQLNLLNGPGREVVRIDDKVSYFEPNVPPYSLQSSVINGPFPSEFFQQPDEIKDSYDFVMVGRSRVSGRAAQQIRIVSKDKSRFGMNVWLDQETGLMLKMNLVDLSGQLLEQIQVTACHVTEQPDDFFEKIEPAMLPEVLKLRPQSDTKAIWDIDYMPIGMVEVKRDIHRLPITGQSVEYVMLSDGLVDVSIYMRDSQNDGINQDILLRHESDTLLTINKGTLNVTVVGKLPPETANRIASSIHLAN comes from the coding sequence ATGCTTTTATCTTTTTCCACCATAGGCCAATCAGTTAGCGATAGCCAAGATAGTGTTACTTTTGACCAGCCGTCTTCATCGCACTCTCAGGCAGTGAAAGCGTTTCCCTCTGATAGCGCTCATGGCTGGCTCGAGAAAATGGCTTACGCGCATAGTCATTTAAACTACAGTATCTCATTTGTGCTGCTTAAGCCGGGTGTCGATTCCCAGCCATACTTGTGGCGTCACGGTGTGTCCAGTGAAGGGATGCAAATGGAACAGCTTAATTTGCTCAATGGCCCTGGCAGAGAGGTGGTGCGAATTGATGATAAAGTGAGTTATTTCGAACCTAACGTGCCCCCTTATAGTTTGCAATCTAGCGTTATTAATGGCCCTTTCCCCAGTGAATTTTTTCAGCAACCAGACGAAATAAAAGACAGTTATGATTTTGTGATGGTCGGTCGAAGCCGTGTATCTGGACGAGCTGCGCAACAAATCCGTATCGTCAGTAAAGACAAATCTAGATTTGGTATGAATGTGTGGCTTGATCAAGAGACAGGCTTGATGCTTAAAATGAATTTGGTTGATTTGAGCGGTCAGCTACTTGAACAAATCCAAGTCACAGCATGTCACGTAACAGAGCAGCCAGATGACTTTTTTGAAAAAATTGAGCCTGCTATGCTGCCCGAAGTACTAAAACTTAGACCGCAATCGGATACGAAAGCTATATGGGATATCGATTATATGCCTATTGGCATGGTCGAAGTGAAGCGAGATATTCATCGATTACCAATTACAGGTCAATCCGTTGAATACGTCATGTTAAGTGACGGTTTGGTGGACGTATCCATATATATGCGCGACAGTCAAAATGATGGAATAAATCAAGATATTTTGCTGCGTCATGAATCAGATACATTACTCACCATAAATAAGGGAACGCTCAACGTGACTGTGGTCGGTAAGTTACCACCGGAAACAGCGAACCGTATTGCTAGCTCGATACATTTAGCCAATTAA
- a CDS encoding SoxR reducing system RseC family protein, with product MIEEIGTVIEVQKRQNGQFIRIATEVKSTCGSCHAKDNCGTGVIARALANKRDALWLPCEENVEVGQDVKLGIAESMLLRASLLVYMLPLITMLIVATVTTLLLSNYAVEGEGWVILSSLLAAFLSFLGVKRYIAGHSREQFEPHLLAVLPSLKTQVDCIDVNIIQP from the coding sequence ATGATTGAAGAGATAGGCACTGTCATAGAAGTGCAGAAACGCCAAAATGGGCAATTTATTAGAATTGCTACTGAGGTTAAATCAACGTGTGGTAGTTGCCACGCAAAAGACAATTGTGGCACCGGCGTGATCGCCAGAGCGTTGGCAAATAAACGTGATGCATTATGGTTACCCTGCGAAGAAAACGTTGAAGTGGGTCAAGATGTAAAGCTGGGCATTGCTGAATCAATGTTACTTCGCGCTTCACTGCTTGTTTATATGCTACCGTTAATAACTATGTTGATTGTCGCAACGGTAACCACTTTATTGCTGTCAAATTACGCAGTTGAAGGGGAGGGGTGGGTAATCCTGTCATCGCTTCTGGCTGCTTTTTTAAGTTTTTTGGGCGTGAAACGCTATATCGCTGGTCACAGTCGTGAACAGTTCGAACCTCACCTTTTGGCGGTATTACCTAGTTTGAAAACCCAAGTTGATTGCATTGATGTAAACATCATTCAGCCGTAA
- the lepA gene encoding translation elongation factor 4, with protein sequence MQHKHIRNFSIIAHIDHGKSTLSDRLIQHCGGLTEREMSAQVLDSMDIERERGITIKAQSVTLNYKAKDGETYQLNFIDTPGHVDFSYEVSRSLAACEGALLVVDAGQGVEAQTLANCYTAIDLNMEVVPILNKIDLPQAEPDRVAEEIEDIVGIDAVDAVRCSAKTGIGIEDVLEVIVRQIPPPEGDVDAPLKALIVDSWFDNYQGVVSLVRIVEGELRKNDKIKIMSTGVVHQADKVGIFTPKATDTGILRAGEVGFMIAGIKEIHGAPVGDTITLARTPAEEALPGFKKVKPQVYAGLFPISSDDYEDFRDALSKLSLNDASLFFEPESSSALGFGFRIGFLGMLHMEIIQERLEREYDLDLITTAPTVVYEVVTTDGETLYVDNPSKLPPVNSIDEIHEPIVEAHILVPQEYLGSVITLCVDKRGVQTNMTYHGKQVAVTYELPMAEVVMDFFDKLKSTSRGFASLDYNFKHFQTAEMSRLDILINGERVDALAMITHKDNAQTRGRELVEKLRELIPRQMFDIAIQAAIGNQIVARSTIKQLRKNVIAKCYGGDVSRKKKLLQKQKEGKKRMKSVGNVELPQEAFLALLKVGK encoded by the coding sequence ATGCAACACAAGCACATACGTAACTTCTCGATTATCGCCCATATTGACCATGGTAAGTCCACACTTTCAGATCGCCTAATTCAGCACTGTGGTGGTCTAACTGAACGTGAAATGTCGGCTCAAGTTCTTGACTCAATGGATATTGAGCGTGAACGTGGCATTACGATCAAAGCTCAGAGTGTCACACTCAATTACAAAGCTAAAGATGGTGAAACTTATCAATTGAATTTCATCGATACACCGGGACACGTAGATTTCTCCTACGAAGTGTCGCGCTCATTAGCAGCATGTGAAGGTGCTTTATTGGTAGTTGATGCAGGTCAAGGGGTTGAAGCGCAAACGTTAGCGAATTGCTATACCGCCATCGATTTGAACATGGAAGTGGTACCGATTTTAAATAAAATCGATTTGCCTCAAGCTGAGCCAGACCGAGTAGCTGAAGAGATTGAAGATATCGTTGGTATTGATGCTGTGGATGCGGTGCGCTGCTCAGCGAAAACAGGCATTGGTATCGAAGACGTATTAGAAGTGATTGTGCGTCAAATTCCACCACCAGAAGGTGACGTGGATGCACCGCTTAAAGCATTGATCGTAGACTCTTGGTTTGACAACTACCAAGGTGTTGTCTCCTTGGTGCGTATTGTTGAAGGTGAGCTACGTAAAAACGATAAAATTAAGATTATGTCTACCGGTGTGGTTCATCAGGCAGACAAGGTCGGTATCTTCACGCCTAAAGCGACCGATACCGGCATTTTACGTGCTGGCGAAGTTGGCTTTATGATTGCGGGCATTAAAGAAATTCATGGGGCGCCAGTGGGGGATACCATCACGCTTGCGCGCACACCTGCTGAAGAAGCTTTACCTGGTTTTAAAAAGGTAAAACCTCAGGTTTATGCTGGACTTTTCCCGATCAGTTCTGATGACTATGAAGACTTTCGTGATGCTCTGTCTAAGCTAAGCTTGAATGACGCTTCGTTATTTTTCGAGCCTGAAAGCTCATCTGCACTAGGCTTTGGTTTCCGAATTGGTTTCTTAGGCATGTTGCACATGGAAATCATTCAGGAACGTTTAGAGCGCGAATACGATCTTGATTTGATCACCACGGCACCGACTGTAGTGTATGAAGTGGTCACGACTGATGGTGAAACATTATACGTCGATAACCCTTCTAAACTGCCTCCGGTAAACTCAATTGATGAAATTCATGAGCCTATTGTTGAAGCGCACATACTGGTGCCTCAAGAGTATTTAGGTAGCGTTATTACCTTATGCGTCGATAAACGTGGCGTACAAACCAATATGACCTACCACGGTAAGCAAGTAGCAGTGACCTACGAACTACCTATGGCTGAGGTGGTGATGGACTTCTTTGATAAATTAAAATCAACCAGTCGTGGTTTTGCATCACTTGATTACAATTTCAAACACTTCCAAACAGCTGAAATGTCTAGACTGGATATCCTAATCAATGGTGAGCGTGTTGATGCTTTAGCCATGATTACACATAAAGACAACGCGCAAACTCGGGGGCGCGAGCTGGTGGAGAAACTTCGAGAGTTAATTCCGCGTCAAATGTTTGATATTGCGATTCAGGCCGCGATTGGCAACCAGATTGTTGCGCGTAGTACGATTAAACAGTTACGTAAGAACGTTATCGCCAAGTGTTATGGTGGTGATGTGAGTCGTAAAAAGAAGCTTCTTCAGAAGCAAAAAGAGGGCAAGAAGCGCATGAAGTCAGTTGGTAACGTTGAGCTTCCACAAGAAGCATTCCTTGCTCTGCTCAAGGTAGGTAAGTAA